One Dehalogenimonas sp. THU2 DNA window includes the following coding sequences:
- a CDS encoding argininosuccinate synthase: MTEKVVLAYSGGIDTSAAIPWLKEHYGMDVIALTIDVGNERDFTVIRNKALKVGAIDAIVIDAKKEFVNDYIFPALAAGALYENEYPLATALGRPLIAKLMVDVALEKGATAIAHGCTGKGNDQVRLDVATAALAPHLKVIAPAREWGMTRQETIEYAKKFKIPLPVTAKSPYSIDENLWGRSCECGVLEDPWVEPPADVFAWTREVKDTPEKPAYVTIGFRKGVPVSLNNHRMDGITLISTLNEIAGAHGIGRIDHVENRLVGIKSHEIYEAPAAVVLLKAHAALESLTLAKDQARFKAKIAQEYSDLVYNGLWFSAHKADLDAYIKSTQTYVTGTVRLKLERGGFRVVGRKSPYSLYAHNLATYETGDQFDASAAVGFIKLWGLPVRTQARAQFLKKENK, encoded by the coding sequence ATGACTGAAAAAGTTGTCCTGGCATATTCCGGCGGTATCGATACTTCCGCGGCCATCCCGTGGCTGAAGGAACATTACGGCATGGACGTCATCGCCCTCACTATAGACGTGGGCAACGAGCGTGATTTCACCGTCATCCGCAATAAAGCGCTCAAGGTAGGCGCCATCGACGCTATCGTCATCGACGCCAAAAAAGAGTTCGTCAACGATTATATCTTCCCGGCGCTGGCAGCCGGCGCGCTGTATGAGAACGAGTACCCGCTGGCCACGGCGCTAGGCCGGCCGCTGATCGCCAAGCTGATGGTGGACGTGGCCCTGGAAAAGGGCGCCACCGCCATCGCCCACGGCTGCACCGGCAAGGGCAACGACCAGGTGCGCCTGGACGTGGCCACCGCCGCCCTGGCGCCGCACCTCAAGGTTATCGCCCCGGCGCGGGAATGGGGTATGACCCGGCAGGAAACCATTGAATACGCCAAAAAGTTCAAGATCCCCCTGCCGGTAACGGCCAAGAGCCCCTATTCCATTGACGAGAACCTGTGGGGCCGGTCCTGCGAGTGCGGCGTGCTGGAAGATCCATGGGTGGAGCCCCCAGCTGATGTTTTCGCCTGGACACGTGAGGTCAAGGACACGCCGGAGAAGCCGGCCTACGTCACCATCGGTTTCCGCAAGGGTGTGCCGGTGTCCTTGAACAACCACCGCATGGACGGCATCACTCTTATTTCTACATTGAACGAGATCGCCGGGGCGCACGGCATCGGCCGCATTGACCATGTGGAGAACCGGCTGGTCGGTATCAAATCCCATGAGATCTACGAGGCCCCGGCCGCCGTGGTGCTCCTCAAAGCCCACGCCGCCCTGGAGTCCCTGACCCTGGCCAAGGACCAGGCGCGGTTCAAGGCAAAGATCGCCCAGGAATACAGCGACCTGGTTTACAACGGTTTATGGTTCTCCGCCCACAAAGCCGACCTGGACGCCTACATCAAGAGCACCCAGACCTACGTCACCGGCACGGTCAGGCTCAAGCTGGAACGCGGCGGATTCCGGGTGGTGGGGCGCAAGTCCCCGTATTCCCTTTACGCTCACAACCTGGCCACCTACGAGACCGGAGATCAGTTCGACGCCTCGGCGGCGGTGGGGTTCATCAAGCTGTGGGGACTGCCGGTCAGGACGCAGGCGAGGGCACAATTCTTAAAAAAAGAAAACAAGTAA
- a CDS encoding isoprenylcysteine carboxylmethyltransferase family protein, whose protein sequence is MDEHFGHWWAVIAWIVTFGLFLLFIPFYKKSQRKPASVYLAFVVALALEMFGVPLTMYIVSGVIGASLPEGVLCGHTLVSLIGEWGMLAGIFCYLIGIGLIVWGWRDIYKHYWSKEEGKGELVDKGLYRFIRHPQYTGFLLITLGMLLEWATLPMLVMWPMLVVLYYRLAKREEKEMELHFGDRYVACRQRTSMFLPVAAVKRLFSGKKTMPAADIKTTDPALRGHTGAGGSETRPYSETLQQEPVRFS, encoded by the coding sequence ATGGACGAGCATTTCGGGCACTGGTGGGCGGTTATCGCCTGGATCGTAACTTTCGGGCTGTTCCTGCTCTTCATTCCCTTTTATAAGAAAAGCCAGCGCAAACCGGCCAGTGTTTATCTGGCATTTGTCGTCGCCCTGGCACTGGAGATGTTTGGTGTGCCGCTGACGATGTATATCGTTTCCGGGGTTATCGGCGCCTCGCTGCCGGAGGGGGTGCTGTGTGGTCACACGCTCGTTTCCCTGATCGGCGAATGGGGCATGCTCGCCGGTATCTTCTGCTATCTCATCGGCATCGGGCTTATCGTCTGGGGCTGGCGCGACATCTACAAGCACTACTGGAGCAAGGAAGAAGGCAAGGGCGAACTGGTGGACAAGGGCCTGTACCGGTTCATCCGTCATCCGCAATACACCGGCTTCCTTCTGATCACCCTCGGCATGCTCCTGGAATGGGCCACCCTGCCGATGCTCGTCATGTGGCCGATGCTGGTGGTTCTCTACTACCGGCTGGCCAAACGGGAGGAGAAGGAGATGGAACTGCACTTCGGCGATCGTTATGTAGCATGCCGGCAGCGGACATCGATGTTCCTGCCTGTGGCTGCGGTTAAAAGGCTGTTCTCCGGCAAAAAGACCATGCCCGCCGCGGATATCAAAACCACCGATCCGGCACTTCGAGGACATACCGGGGCGGGCGGGTCTGAGACCCGCCCCTACAGCGAAACCCTCCAACAAGAACCGGTGAGGTTTTCGTAG
- a CDS encoding RHS repeat domain-containing protein has translation MNFQTLEWDAENHLISISDGTGVIAQYVYDGNGKRVKEIKNMEDTARRVPTRPGRISSGKPILD, from the coding sequence TTGAATTTCCAAACCCTCGAATGGGACGCCGAAAACCACCTGATCTCCATCAGCGACGGCACCGGCGTCATAGCCCAGTACGTCTATGACGGCAACGGCAAGCGGGTCAAGGAGATAAAGAACATGGAGGACACGGCTCGCCGTGTCCCTACACGACCCGGGAGAATATCGTCAGGAAAACCCATTTTGGACTAG